TACAGTCGGAAGTGTTTCTGCATCTGACGGAAAGTCTGGCGCAACGTGTGACCCACATTCGTGTGAAGCGTAACCAGCGCCCGGTGAAACCGTTGCTGTTAATGCACATTACCCAGGGGCTGGAAGGTGAAGAGGTTAATACGGCGCACTATCGCCACCATCTTGATCTGGCCGAAGGGGCCGAAGCGACGATTATCGAGCATTACGTCAGCCTTAATGAAACCACGCACTTTACCGGTGCGCGTCTGACGATGAACGTGGCCGCCAATGCGCAGCTTCATCATATCAAGCTGGCCTTTGAAAACCCGGTAAGCCACCACTTCGCGCATAACGACATGATTCTGGCGGCGGATGCGGCAGCCTACAGCCACAGTTTTTTGCTCGGTGGCGCGGTTTTGCGACATAACACCAGTACGCAACTTAACGGTGAGAACACCACGCTGCGGATCAACAGCCTGGCGATGCCGGTGAACGCGGAAGTGTGCGATACCCGAACCTGGCTCGAGCACAATAAAGGCTACTGCAATAGCCGCCAGTTGCATAAAACCATCGTCAGCGATAAAGGCCGGGCGGTGTTTAACGGCCTGATCAACGTGGCGCAACACGCGATAAAGACCGACGGACAGATGACCAATAATAATCTGCTGTTAGGGCGTCTGGCGGAAGTGGACACAAAACCGCAACTGGAAATCTATGCCGATGATGTGAAATGTAGCCATGGCGCAACGATAGGGCGCATTGATGACGAACAGATGTTCTATCTGCGTTCGCGCGGCATCGATAAGCAGGCGGCACAGAAGATGATTATCTATGCCTTTGCCGCTGAACTGACGGAAGCGCTGAGTGATGGCGCGTTAAAGCAGCAGGTTCTGGCACGCATTGGTCAGCGCTTGCCTGGAGGCGAAGCATGAGTTTCCCCGTAGAGAAAGTACGGGCAGATTTCCCGGTTCTGACCCGTGAGGTGAATGGGCTGCCGCTGGCTTATCTTGACAGTGCGGCCAGCGCGCAGAAACCCAATCAGGTGATTGATGCGGAGGCCGCGTTTTATCGTCACGGCTATGCGGCTGTGCATCGCGGCATTCATACGTTGAGCGCCGAGGCGACGCAGCGTATGGAAAATGTGCGGACGCAGGTGGCCGCGTTTCTCAATGCGCGCTCACCTGAAGAGCTGGTATTTGTGCGCGGCACAACGGAAGGGATCAATCTGGTCGCAAACAGTTGGGGCAGTGCGCAGGTGCATGCGGGCGATAACATCATCATTACCCAGATGGAGCACCACGCCAACATTGTGCCGTGGCAGATGCTGTGCGAACGCGTGGGGGCGCAATTGCGGGTGATTCCGTTGAACGAAGACGGAACGTTACAGCTTGAGCAACTGGATGCGCTGCTGGATGAGCACACGCGACTGGTGGCGGTCACGCAGGTCTCTAATGTGCTGGGGACTGAAAACCCGGTGGCGGAGATCATCGAAAAAGCCCATCAGGCAGGGGCAAAAGTGCTGATCGATGGCGCGCAGGCGGTGATGCACCACACGACGGACGTGCAGGCGCTGGATTGCGATTTCTATGTTTTCTCCGGGCATAAGCTGTACGGGCCGACGGGTATCGGCGTGCTGTATGTCAAAGAGGAGATCTTGCAGGTCATGCCGCCCTGGGAAGGGGGCGGATCGATGATTGCTACCGTCAGCCTGACCGAAGGGACGACCTATGCACGTGCGCCGTGGCGCTTTGAAGCGGGAACGCCCAATACGGGGGGGATTATTGGGCTGGGGGCCGCCATTGAATATGTTTCTGCCATCGGTCTGGACACCATTCAGGAATACGAACAACTGCTGATGCATTATGCATTACAGGAGCTTGCCGGTGTGCCGGATCTCACCTTATACGGCCCCAGTGACCGCCAGGGTGTGATAGCGTTTAATCTGGGTAAGCACCACGCCTATGACGTGGGCAGTTTTCTCGATAACTACGGCGTGGCGGTCCGTACCGGGCATCATTGCGCCATGCCGCTGATGGCATTTTACCAGGTGCCGGCAATGTGCCGCGCGTCACTGGTGATGTATAACACAATGGAAGAGGTCGACAGGCTGGTGGCAGGGTTAAAACGCATTCACCAGTTG
This sequence is a window from Enterobacter sp. RHBSTW-00994. Protein-coding genes within it:
- the sufD gene encoding Fe-S cluster assembly protein SufD, yielding MAGLPNSSNALQQWHRLFETQGERRSEEAQQHLQQMLRLGLPTRKHENWKYTPLEGLLNRQFVMRPAKVDPALRDALSLSVDAVRLVFVDGQFHPDLSDSVDDCGFDITVNDDRQSLSSPVQSEVFLHLTESLAQRVTHIRVKRNQRPVKPLLLMHITQGLEGEEVNTAHYRHHLDLAEGAEATIIEHYVSLNETTHFTGARLTMNVAANAQLHHIKLAFENPVSHHFAHNDMILAADAAAYSHSFLLGGAVLRHNTSTQLNGENTTLRINSLAMPVNAEVCDTRTWLEHNKGYCNSRQLHKTIVSDKGRAVFNGLINVAQHAIKTDGQMTNNNLLLGRLAEVDTKPQLEIYADDVKCSHGATIGRIDDEQMFYLRSRGIDKQAAQKMIIYAFAAELTEALSDGALKQQVLARIGQRLPGGEA
- the sufS gene encoding cysteine desulfurase SufS, whose translation is MSFPVEKVRADFPVLTREVNGLPLAYLDSAASAQKPNQVIDAEAAFYRHGYAAVHRGIHTLSAEATQRMENVRTQVAAFLNARSPEELVFVRGTTEGINLVANSWGSAQVHAGDNIIITQMEHHANIVPWQMLCERVGAQLRVIPLNEDGTLQLEQLDALLDEHTRLVAVTQVSNVLGTENPVAEIIEKAHQAGAKVLIDGAQAVMHHTTDVQALDCDFYVFSGHKLYGPTGIGVLYVKEEILQVMPPWEGGGSMIATVSLTEGTTYARAPWRFEAGTPNTGGIIGLGAAIEYVSAIGLDTIQEYEQLLMHYALQELAGVPDLTLYGPSDRQGVIAFNLGKHHAYDVGSFLDNYGVAVRTGHHCAMPLMAFYQVPAMCRASLVMYNTMEEVDRLVAGLKRIHQLLG